TCATGATCGCCATGAAGGCCCGGTTCCGCGCCGCCGAAGAGGGGCTTGGCCCCGTCATCCTCGATACCGCCGGGCGCCTGCACATCGACGAAGAGATGATGCAGGAACTGCGCAGGCTCAAGGAGCGCGCCAAACCCGACCAGATCTACCTCGTCACCGACGCCATGAGCGGCCAGGACGCCGTCAACAGCGCCCTCGAGTTCAACCGCAGCCTCGAGATCGACGGCATCATCATGACCAAGCTCGACGGCGACGCGCGCGGCGGGGCCGCCCTGTCCATCAAGGCCGTCACGGGCAAGCCCATCAAATTCGTCGGCCTCGGCGAGAAGCTCGACAAGTTCGAGCCCTTCTACCCCGACCGCATGGCCGACCGCATCCTGGGCATGGGCGACGTCGTCGGCCTGGTCGAGAAGGCCCAGGCCGTCATCGACGACGAAGACGCCCAGAAACTCGAGGAGAAGCTCCGCCGCGCCACGTTCGACCTGGAGGACTTCCGCCAGCAGATCCGCACCATCCGTCGAATGGGCTCCCTGCGCGACCTCCTCGGCCACCTGCCCTTCATCGGCTCGAAGATGGACCAGATGGAGGGATTCGACGAGCGGCAGATCGACCGCGTCGAGGCGATCATCAACAGCATGACGCAAACCGAGCGATCCCACCCGGACATCATCAGCGCCAGCCGCCGCGAGCGCATCGCCCGCGGCAGCGGGACCGAGCCGGTGGCCGTCAACCAGCTGTTGAAGCAGTTCAAGCAGATGAAGAAGATGATGCGCAAACTCAGCCGCGGCGATGTCGACGCGCTGATGCAGAGCATGCCGGCCGGCTTCGACCAGCTGGCCGGAGCGCCGCCGGGCGCCGCCCGCCGCGCGCGAAAGGCGACCAAACGCCGCAAGCGGCGGTAGACGCCCCTGACCGGAGAGCGAACACACGCAACTATGGTGAAGATCAGGCTGACAAGAACAGGACGCAAGGGCAAGGCTTACTGGCGGATCGGCGCCTTCGACGCCCGCACCCGCCGCGACGGCAAGCCGATCGAATACCTCGGCTCCTACGACCCGCACAAGGAGAAGGACGAGCACAAGGTCCAGCTCAAGCGCGAACGGGTCGAATACTGGCTCAGCAAGGGCGCCCAGCCGACCGAGACCGTCGCGCAGATCCTGCGCAAACAGGGCGTCGGCGTCTGACCGGTCCGGCCGGGAGGCCGCCAGACCCTCCCGTGCGGGCCCCGGGAGAGCACCGTATGGCGCCATCGGGTCGGTTGCCCCTCAGGTTCGACGTGCTGACCCTCTTCCCGGAGGTCTTCGAGCCGTTCCTGGAATCCAGCATGCTCGGCATCGCGCGCGAGAAGGGCCGGGCCGCCTACTACCTGCACAACATCCGGGACTACAGCCTGGATAGGCACCACAAGGTGGACGATCGGCCCTACGGCGGCGGCCCCGGCATGGTGATGTGCTGCGAGCCGGTCTACCGCTGCTACGAGGCCGTGCGCGGCATGGATACGGAGCCCGGGCGCCTCCTGCTGCTGACGCCCCAGGGGCGCCGGTTCGACCACGCACTGGCCGACCAGCTGAGCCACGAGCGGCGCATCCTGCTCCTGTGCGGCCGCTACGAGGGATTCGACGAGCGCATCCGTCTGGGACTGCCGGTCGAGGAGGTCTCGCTCGGCGACTTCGTGCTCAGCGGCGGCGAGGCGGCGGCCATGGCCATCATCGACGCCATTGTCCGCCTGGTACCGGGCGTCCTCGGCGACGAGGAATCGGCCCGGGAGGACAGCTTTGCACAAGGATGGCTGGAATACCCTCACTACACGCGGCCGCCCGAATACGACGGCCGGAAGGTGCCCGACGTCCTGCTCAGCGGAGACCATGCCGCCATCGCGCGATGGCGCCGCGCGCAGGCCGAAGAGCGCACCCGCGCCCGACGGGCGGACCTGCTGAAGAACATCGACAGTGAACCGGAGACACACGATGCCTGACAAGAAACAGCCCACAGCCCACGAACTGCTCGCCTCCATTGAAAAGGAGCAGATGAAGGCCGAGATCCCGCCTTTCCACGTCGGCGACACGCTCGACGTGGGCGTCACCATCCGCGAGGCGGGCAAGGAACGCGTCCAGGTCTTCACCGGCACCTGCATCGCCCGCAAGGGCGACGGCATCCGCGAGACCTTCACCGTGCGGCGCATCGTCCAGGGCGAGGGCGTCGAGCGTGTCTTCCCGCTCCACTCGCCCAGCATCCAGAGCATCAAGGTCGTGCGGCGCGGGCGCGTGCGCCGGGCCAAGCTGCACTACCTGCGCGAGCGCCGCGGCCGCTCCGCGCGCCTCCGCGAAGACCTGCGGCAGCG
The DNA window shown above is from Candidatus Brocadiaceae bacterium and carries:
- the ffh gene encoding signal recognition particle protein is translated as MFETLTSSLEGFFGKLRGRPLLTEKNIQDGLKEVRMALLEADVHYKVVKGFIERVSEQAVGEKVVRGVNPAQQIVKIVRDEIAALIGPVDTAVPMKQDGPTVLMVCGLQGSGKTTTCAKLAQYLRHTYSCSPVLAAADIYRPAAIDQLEILGGQINVPVVSDRNADAVMIAMKARFRAAEEGLGPVILDTAGRLHIDEEMMQELRRLKERAKPDQIYLVTDAMSGQDAVNSALEFNRSLEIDGIIMTKLDGDARGGAALSIKAVTGKPIKFVGLGEKLDKFEPFYPDRMADRILGMGDVVGLVEKAQAVIDDEDAQKLEEKLRRATFDLEDFRQQIRTIRRMGSLRDLLGHLPFIGSKMDQMEGFDERQIDRVEAIINSMTQTERSHPDIISASRRERIARGSGTEPVAVNQLLKQFKQMKKMMRKLSRGDVDALMQSMPAGFDQLAGAPPGAARRARKATKRRKRR
- the trmD gene encoding tRNA (guanosine(37)-N1)-methyltransferase TrmD; amino-acid sequence: MAPSGRLPLRFDVLTLFPEVFEPFLESSMLGIAREKGRAAYYLHNIRDYSLDRHHKVDDRPYGGGPGMVMCCEPVYRCYEAVRGMDTEPGRLLLLTPQGRRFDHALADQLSHERRILLLCGRYEGFDERIRLGLPVEEVSLGDFVLSGGEAAAMAIIDAIVRLVPGVLGDEESAREDSFAQGWLEYPHYTRPPEYDGRKVPDVLLSGDHAAIARWRRAQAEERTRARRADLLKNIDSEPETHDA
- the rplS gene encoding 50S ribosomal protein L19, with amino-acid sequence MPDKKQPTAHELLASIEKEQMKAEIPPFHVGDTLDVGVTIREAGKERVQVFTGTCIARKGDGIRETFTVRRIVQGEGVERVFPLHSPSIQSIKVVRRGRVRRAKLHYLRERRGRSARLREDLRQRPEDKVAR
- the rpsP gene encoding 30S ribosomal protein S16 produces the protein MVKIRLTRTGRKGKAYWRIGAFDARTRRDGKPIEYLGSYDPHKEKDEHKVQLKRERVEYWLSKGAQPTETVAQILRKQGVGV